The proteins below come from a single Zea mays cultivar B73 chromosome 8, Zm-B73-REFERENCE-NAM-5.0, whole genome shotgun sequence genomic window:
- the LOC100286082 gene encoding RALF precursor has translation MARLGAGAVLALLVAVAAVAAFLAVPASAKSGELSAMGLLAAKGGSGAGPQKCSGAVGECDVDEAEELGLSGGGLGSDDAVRRTLAQRKPTNRYISYAALRADQVPCNKRGRSYYSNCEAQKAANPYRRGCSAITRCARNMN, from the coding sequence ATGGCCCGCCTCGGCGCCGGCGCCGTGTTGGCGCTCCTAGTGGCGGTCGCGGCGGTGGCCGCGTTCCTCGCGGTGCCGGCCTCGGCGAAGTCCGGGGAGCTGAGCGCGATGGGGTTGCTGGCGGCGAAGGGCGGCAGCGGCGCGGGCCCGCAGAAGTGCTCGGGCGCGGTGGGCGAGTGCGACGTGGACGAGGCGGAGGAGCTCGGGCTGAGCGGCGGCGGCCTCGGCTCCGACGACGCGGTGCGGCGGACGCTGGCGCAGCGGAAGCCGACCAACCGGTACATCAGCTACGCGGCGCTGCGCGCGGACCAGGTGCCGTGCAACAAGCGCGGCCGGTCCTACTACAGCAACTGCGAGGCGCAGAAGGCCGCCAACCCCTACCGCCGCGGCTGCTCCGCCATCACGCGCTGCGCCCGCAACATGAACTGA